A genomic region of Elaeis guineensis isolate ETL-2024a chromosome 9, EG11, whole genome shotgun sequence contains the following coding sequences:
- the LOC105051292 gene encoding autophagy-related protein 16 isoform X3, giving the protein MGHSRRHVKGLEWKEKAENLELELQQCYRAQSRLSEQLVVEVAECRNSKALVQEKEELVSNLQDENTQLRDENSQLKKDLEEKTKALDLLISENKSVKAQLEEVMLKLKDAEAENRKLIDRWMLEKMKDAEKLNEANAMYEDMMERFKVSSIEQLARQQVDGVIRRREAGYVEFGESAVPSVCKHTIHAHDGGCGSILFENNSDRLISGGQDRTVKIWDTKTGNPSSTLHGCLGSVLDLAVTHDNRSVIAASSSNNMYVWDVSSGRIRHTLTGHTDKVCTVDASKVSSRNVVSAAYDHTIKIWDLQKGYCINTIISMSNCNALSYNMDGLTICSGHVDGNLRLWDSRTGKLISEVAAHSQAVTSICVSRSGNLVLTSGRDNLHNLFDVRTLEVCGTFRANGNRVASNWSRSCISADENCVAAGSADGSIYVWSRLKADMPSILEGHSSPVLTCSWSGLGKPLASADRNGNVCIWI; this is encoded by the exons ATGGGCCATTCAAGGAGGCATGTGAAG GGCTTAGAGTGGAAGGAAAAAGCTGAAAACCTTGAATTAGAACTGCAACAATGTTACAGAGCTCAATCTCGGTTGTCTGAACAACTTGTGGTTGAAGTAGCAGAGTGCAGGAACTCAAAAGCTCTTGTTCAAGAGAAGGAAGAACTAGTATCTAACCTGCAAGATGAAAATACACAATTAAG GGATGAAAACTCACAGCTTAAGAAGGATTTAGAAGAAAAGACAAAAGCTTTGGATCTATTAATAAGTGAGAACAAGTCAGTTAAAGCGCAACTTGAAGAGGTGATGCTCAAATTAAAAGATGCAGAGGCTGAAAACAGGAAATTGATCGATCGTtggatgttggagaagatgaaGGATGCAGAAAAGCTTAATGAG GCTAATGCCATGTATGAGGACATGATGGAACGTTTTAAGGTGTCCAGCATAGAACAACTTGCAAGACAACAAGTTGATGGAGTAATTCGCCGAAGGGAAGCAGGATATGTGGAATTTGGGGAGTCAGCCGTTCCTTCTGTGTGCAAGCATACCATCCATGCTCATGACGGTGGATGTGGGTCCATATTGTTTGAGAACAACTCAGATAGGCTGATCAGCGGTGGGCAGGACCGAACAGTCAAAATATGGGACACAAAAACTGGGAACCCGAGTTCCACCCTTCATGGTTGCCTCGGGTCGGTACTTGATCTTGCTGTTACCCATGACAACAGGTCTGTAATCGCTGCCAGCAGCTCCAATAACATGTATGTATGGGATGTAAGTTCGGGCCGTATACGCCACACCCTAACGGGCCACACTGATAAAGTATGCACTGTGGATGCGAGCAAAGTCTCCAGCCGCAATGTTGTGAGTGCTGCTTATGATCATACCATTAAAATCTGGGACCTCCAGAAAGGCTACTGCATCAATACCATCATCTCAATGAGCAACTGCAATGCCCTTTCCTACAACATGGATGGATTGACCATTTGTTCAGGTCATGTAGATGGTAATCTTCGACTGTGGGATAGCCGAACAGGGAAGCTAATAAGTGAGGTAGCTGCTCATTCACAGGCAGTCACATCTATCTGTGTTTCTCGAAGTGGTAATCTGGTGCTAACGAGTGGAAGGGACAACTTGCATAATCTGTTCGATGTTAGAACATTGGAAGTGTGCGGGACATTCAGAGCCAATGGGAACAGGGTGGCATCCAACTGGAGTCGATCATGCATTAGTGCTGATGAGAACTGTGTTGCAGCAGGGTCGGCAGATGGGTCCATCTATGTATGGTCGAGATTAAAGGCTGATATGCCAAGCATTCTGGAAGGGCACTCTTCGCCTGTTCTTACATGCTCATGGAGTGGGTTGGGGAAACCTCTAGCCTCGGCTGATAGGAATGGAAACGTGTGTATATGGATATGA
- the LOC105051292 gene encoding autophagy-related protein 16 isoform X2, translated as MSSEEIERAAIKRAIKALRKRHLVEEGAHAPAIAALARPLVVQGLEWKEKAENLELELQQCYRAQSRLSEQLVVEVAECRNSKALVQEKEELVSNLQDENTQLRDENSQLKKDLEEKTKALDLLISENKSVKAQLEEVMLKLKDAEAENRKLIDRWMLEKMKDAEKLNEANAMYEDMMERFKVSSIEQLARQQVDGVIRRREAGYVEFGESAVPSVCKHTIHAHDGGCGSILFENNSDRLISGGQDRTVKIWDTKTGNPSSTLHGCLGSVLDLAVTHDNRSVIAASSSNNMYVWDVSSGRIRHTLTGHTDKVCTVDASKVSSRNVVSAAYDHTIKIWDLQKGYCINTIISMSNCNALSYNMDGLTICSGHVDGNLRLWDSRTGKLISEVAAHSQAVTSICVSRSGNLVLTSGRDNLHNLFDVRTLEVCGTFRANGNRVASNWSRSCISADENCVAAGSADGSIYVWSRLKADMPSILEGHSSPVLTCSWSGLGKPLASADRNGNVCIWI; from the exons AT GAGCTCGGAGGAAATAGAAAGGGCCGCAATCAAGCGCGCCATCAAAGCTCTTCGGAAGCGGCATTTGGTCGAGGAGGGCGCACACGCGCCGGCCATCGCCGCCCTCGCCAGACCCCTAGTCGTCCAG GGCTTAGAGTGGAAGGAAAAAGCTGAAAACCTTGAATTAGAACTGCAACAATGTTACAGAGCTCAATCTCGGTTGTCTGAACAACTTGTGGTTGAAGTAGCAGAGTGCAGGAACTCAAAAGCTCTTGTTCAAGAGAAGGAAGAACTAGTATCTAACCTGCAAGATGAAAATACACAATTAAG GGATGAAAACTCACAGCTTAAGAAGGATTTAGAAGAAAAGACAAAAGCTTTGGATCTATTAATAAGTGAGAACAAGTCAGTTAAAGCGCAACTTGAAGAGGTGATGCTCAAATTAAAAGATGCAGAGGCTGAAAACAGGAAATTGATCGATCGTtggatgttggagaagatgaaGGATGCAGAAAAGCTTAATGAG GCTAATGCCATGTATGAGGACATGATGGAACGTTTTAAGGTGTCCAGCATAGAACAACTTGCAAGACAACAAGTTGATGGAGTAATTCGCCGAAGGGAAGCAGGATATGTGGAATTTGGGGAGTCAGCCGTTCCTTCTGTGTGCAAGCATACCATCCATGCTCATGACGGTGGATGTGGGTCCATATTGTTTGAGAACAACTCAGATAGGCTGATCAGCGGTGGGCAGGACCGAACAGTCAAAATATGGGACACAAAAACTGGGAACCCGAGTTCCACCCTTCATGGTTGCCTCGGGTCGGTACTTGATCTTGCTGTTACCCATGACAACAGGTCTGTAATCGCTGCCAGCAGCTCCAATAACATGTATGTATGGGATGTAAGTTCGGGCCGTATACGCCACACCCTAACGGGCCACACTGATAAAGTATGCACTGTGGATGCGAGCAAAGTCTCCAGCCGCAATGTTGTGAGTGCTGCTTATGATCATACCATTAAAATCTGGGACCTCCAGAAAGGCTACTGCATCAATACCATCATCTCAATGAGCAACTGCAATGCCCTTTCCTACAACATGGATGGATTGACCATTTGTTCAGGTCATGTAGATGGTAATCTTCGACTGTGGGATAGCCGAACAGGGAAGCTAATAAGTGAGGTAGCTGCTCATTCACAGGCAGTCACATCTATCTGTGTTTCTCGAAGTGGTAATCTGGTGCTAACGAGTGGAAGGGACAACTTGCATAATCTGTTCGATGTTAGAACATTGGAAGTGTGCGGGACATTCAGAGCCAATGGGAACAGGGTGGCATCCAACTGGAGTCGATCATGCATTAGTGCTGATGAGAACTGTGTTGCAGCAGGGTCGGCAGATGGGTCCATCTATGTATGGTCGAGATTAAAGGCTGATATGCCAAGCATTCTGGAAGGGCACTCTTCGCCTGTTCTTACATGCTCATGGAGTGGGTTGGGGAAACCTCTAGCCTCGGCTGATAGGAATGGAAACGTGTGTATATGGATATGA
- the LOC105051292 gene encoding autophagy-related protein 16 isoform X1, protein MSRSSEEIERAAIKRAIKALRKRHLVEEGAHAPAIAALARPLVVQGLEWKEKAENLELELQQCYRAQSRLSEQLVVEVAECRNSKALVQEKEELVSNLQDENTQLRDENSQLKKDLEEKTKALDLLISENKSVKAQLEEVMLKLKDAEAENRKLIDRWMLEKMKDAEKLNEANAMYEDMMERFKVSSIEQLARQQVDGVIRRREAGYVEFGESAVPSVCKHTIHAHDGGCGSILFENNSDRLISGGQDRTVKIWDTKTGNPSSTLHGCLGSVLDLAVTHDNRSVIAASSSNNMYVWDVSSGRIRHTLTGHTDKVCTVDASKVSSRNVVSAAYDHTIKIWDLQKGYCINTIISMSNCNALSYNMDGLTICSGHVDGNLRLWDSRTGKLISEVAAHSQAVTSICVSRSGNLVLTSGRDNLHNLFDVRTLEVCGTFRANGNRVASNWSRSCISADENCVAAGSADGSIYVWSRLKADMPSILEGHSSPVLTCSWSGLGKPLASADRNGNVCIWI, encoded by the exons ATGTCCAGGAGCTCGGAGGAAATAGAAAGGGCCGCAATCAAGCGCGCCATCAAAGCTCTTCGGAAGCGGCATTTGGTCGAGGAGGGCGCACACGCGCCGGCCATCGCCGCCCTCGCCAGACCCCTAGTCGTCCAG GGCTTAGAGTGGAAGGAAAAAGCTGAAAACCTTGAATTAGAACTGCAACAATGTTACAGAGCTCAATCTCGGTTGTCTGAACAACTTGTGGTTGAAGTAGCAGAGTGCAGGAACTCAAAAGCTCTTGTTCAAGAGAAGGAAGAACTAGTATCTAACCTGCAAGATGAAAATACACAATTAAG GGATGAAAACTCACAGCTTAAGAAGGATTTAGAAGAAAAGACAAAAGCTTTGGATCTATTAATAAGTGAGAACAAGTCAGTTAAAGCGCAACTTGAAGAGGTGATGCTCAAATTAAAAGATGCAGAGGCTGAAAACAGGAAATTGATCGATCGTtggatgttggagaagatgaaGGATGCAGAAAAGCTTAATGAG GCTAATGCCATGTATGAGGACATGATGGAACGTTTTAAGGTGTCCAGCATAGAACAACTTGCAAGACAACAAGTTGATGGAGTAATTCGCCGAAGGGAAGCAGGATATGTGGAATTTGGGGAGTCAGCCGTTCCTTCTGTGTGCAAGCATACCATCCATGCTCATGACGGTGGATGTGGGTCCATATTGTTTGAGAACAACTCAGATAGGCTGATCAGCGGTGGGCAGGACCGAACAGTCAAAATATGGGACACAAAAACTGGGAACCCGAGTTCCACCCTTCATGGTTGCCTCGGGTCGGTACTTGATCTTGCTGTTACCCATGACAACAGGTCTGTAATCGCTGCCAGCAGCTCCAATAACATGTATGTATGGGATGTAAGTTCGGGCCGTATACGCCACACCCTAACGGGCCACACTGATAAAGTATGCACTGTGGATGCGAGCAAAGTCTCCAGCCGCAATGTTGTGAGTGCTGCTTATGATCATACCATTAAAATCTGGGACCTCCAGAAAGGCTACTGCATCAATACCATCATCTCAATGAGCAACTGCAATGCCCTTTCCTACAACATGGATGGATTGACCATTTGTTCAGGTCATGTAGATGGTAATCTTCGACTGTGGGATAGCCGAACAGGGAAGCTAATAAGTGAGGTAGCTGCTCATTCACAGGCAGTCACATCTATCTGTGTTTCTCGAAGTGGTAATCTGGTGCTAACGAGTGGAAGGGACAACTTGCATAATCTGTTCGATGTTAGAACATTGGAAGTGTGCGGGACATTCAGAGCCAATGGGAACAGGGTGGCATCCAACTGGAGTCGATCATGCATTAGTGCTGATGAGAACTGTGTTGCAGCAGGGTCGGCAGATGGGTCCATCTATGTATGGTCGAGATTAAAGGCTGATATGCCAAGCATTCTGGAAGGGCACTCTTCGCCTGTTCTTACATGCTCATGGAGTGGGTTGGGGAAACCTCTAGCCTCGGCTGATAGGAATGGAAACGTGTGTATATGGATATGA